A segment of the Streptomyces pactum genome:
GGAGCGGGCGGTGCCCGCCTCGGGGTCGACCGGCTCGCCCTCGCCGCCGGGCTCGTCGCCCACGCCGTCCCCGTCCGGGGCGGACACGTCGGGCGTCTCCTGGGAGAGCCGTTCGTCGAGGGTCTCGCCGTCGTGCTGCTCGGCGGCCGTGGTGCCGTGCTTGGTCACGCCGAGGGGTTTCTCCGGCGGGGAGTAGCCCTCGTCGAGCGTGTCGTCGTAGGTCCGCTCGTCGACGGCGTCCTGGAGGTCGAGGGGCGCGGCGTCCTCCTGCTCCTCGTTGGTTCCGGTGGGCTGGTAGACGTCGTCGGCCATCGGGTCCGTGCCCATCGCCGCCTCCCTCTCGCGCTGCGTCGGCTCGGTGGTCTGGGTGTGCGGTTCGCGTTTCCCGATACGCGCTCTCTAACCCGTTCCGGCCGGGATCCTCACTCCCGGGGCGCGACGCGGATGCTGAGGTCGGCGATGCGGTGCGGGGCCCAGTCGCGGGCGTAGCCGGGCGGGGTGCCGCCCGGACCGGTGACGGCGGCCACCGGGATGCGGCGGGCGGTGTCCACGATCTCGGCGG
Coding sequences within it:
- a CDS encoding DUF5709 domain-containing protein, translated to MGTDPMADDVYQPTGTNEEQEDAAPLDLQDAVDERTYDDTLDEGYSPPEKPLGVTKHGTTAAEQHDGETLDERLSQETPDVSAPDGDGVGDEPGGEGEPVDPEAGTARSGRLVAPDEGAHADTTKETVAQDVGVDGGAAGAEEAAMHVVEDETELPDREDGR